In Salvelinus alpinus chromosome 22, SLU_Salpinus.1, whole genome shotgun sequence, one genomic interval encodes:
- the LOC139548947 gene encoding uncharacterized protein isoform X1, whose translation MAVSIFRRKIPLVCTVDLIIPSSQQANDSQSWGRKGVELSERQHIIGDGQTDWMTEKVDLSSFQSTTESSSSSSSPPSPLEHDVKVPSDLEVMTSLLQEELAQLEDYFRSESTSTKLDKSPKCDKGAQAMGAHSYYQLPYASYSGNQSETSPLFVTLATGELDRVSFCGGPIGRPKIARPAPYNCHHRSYNTCRRIVSDGVNKVGEELEHDTWSAKGSSSGSTEVAVNHFSTLKRVGKNIGSVKKVRECGVLLKEEESYCFTEDVFCSEEMTRGFCMGGSFDTHPKREGQLMHGMKVSGSGYDGMGLEVLHCNKVGGLSGGIPQEPEANGGYYHHHPNVADTEPYHSFISEIEEPTQVHGTEPQHDHYLFPECIGDQSYECLSRGESEGPMDGSPIHRQTAQRLKEDPCSLSCLKPGLVAVPLEVHTGERKQKKRDQNKTAAHRYRLRKRVELDILEEELHGLEEHNRELRDKAESVEREIQYVKDLLIEVYKARSQRLKQDASA comes from the exons ATGGCGGTATCGATCTTTCGCAGGAAAATTCCTCTTGTTTGCACGGTCGACCTCATCATTCCCTCTTCCCAACAAGCTAACGACAGCCAATCCTGGGGAAGGAAGGGGGTGGAGTTATCGGAGAGACAGCACATAATTG GTGATGGTCAGACGGACTGGATGACGGAAAAAGTTGATTTGTCTTCGTTCCAGTCGACTACTGAATCCTCTTCTAGCTCATCTTCTCCGCCCTCACCGTTGGAACATGATGTCAAGGTGCCCTCTGACTTGGAGGTCATGACCTCTCTTTTGCAAGAGGAGCTTGCTCAGCTTGAGGATTACTTCCGGTCTGAATCGACTTCAACCAAATTGGACAAATCACCAAAATGTGACAAAGGCGCCCAAGCAATGGGTGCCCATTCTTACTACCAGTTGCCCTATGCTTCGTACAGTGGCAACCAATCAGAAACCAGCCCACTGTTTGTTACCCTGGCAACAGGGGAACTCGACCGGGTGAGCTTCTGTGGTGGTCCCATTGGAAGACCCAAAATTGCGAGACCAGCCCCATACAACTGTCATCATCGTTCATACAATACTTGCCGAAGAATAGTTTCAGATGGTGTCAACAAAGTTGGAGAGGAACTTGAGCATGACACCTGGAGTGCCAAAGGAAGTTCCTCAGGAAGCACAGAGGTTGCTGTTAACCACTTTTCTACATTGAAGAGAGTTGGGAAGAACATTGGCAGTGTAAAGAAAGTCAGAGAATGTGGTGTATTGCTGAAGGAAGAGGAAAGTTATTGTTTTACAGAGGACGTTTTTTGCAGTGAAGAGATGACCAGAGGTTTTTGTATGGGTGGGTCCTTCGATACCCACCCCAAGAGAGAAGGACAGTTGATGCATGGAATGAAGGTTAGTGGCAGTGGTTATGATGGTATGGGGCTGGAGGTCTTGCATTGCAACAAAGTTGGTGGACTCTCTGGAGGTATTCCTCAAGAGCCAGAGGCAAACGGTggctattaccaccaccacccgAACGTTGCTGATACAGAGCCTTATCATAGCTTTATAAGTGAAATCGAAGAGCCTACACAAGTACATGGTACAGAGCCCCAGCATGACCACTACCTCTTCCCAGAATGTATTGGAGACCAAAGCTACGAATGTCTGTcaagaggagagagcgaggggccAATGGACGGCTCGCCCATTCACAGGCAAACAGCACAGAGGTTAAAGGAAGATCCATGCTCCCTGAGCTGCCTCAAACCAGGCCTTGTCGCTGTCCCTCTGGAAGTACATACCGGAGAACGGAAGCAGAAGAAGAGAGACCAGAACAAAACAGCTGCTCACAG GTATCGACTGCGTAAGAGGGTGGAGCTGGACATACTGGAGGAGGAGCTTCATGGGCTGGAGGAACACAACCGGGAGCTCCGCGACAAGGCGGAGTCAGTGGAACGAGAGATTCAATATGTCAAAGATTTACTCATCGAGGTCTACAAGGCACGTAGTCAACGCCTAAAGCAAGATGCCAGTGCCTAA
- the LOC139548947 gene encoding uncharacterized protein isoform X2: MKTMAFNHFQMIGDGQTDWMTEKVDLSSFQSTTESSSSSSSPPSPLEHDVKVPSDLEVMTSLLQEELAQLEDYFRSESTSTKLDKSPKCDKGAQAMGAHSYYQLPYASYSGNQSETSPLFVTLATGELDRVSFCGGPIGRPKIARPAPYNCHHRSYNTCRRIVSDGVNKVGEELEHDTWSAKGSSSGSTEVAVNHFSTLKRVGKNIGSVKKVRECGVLLKEEESYCFTEDVFCSEEMTRGFCMGGSFDTHPKREGQLMHGMKVSGSGYDGMGLEVLHCNKVGGLSGGIPQEPEANGGYYHHHPNVADTEPYHSFISEIEEPTQVHGTEPQHDHYLFPECIGDQSYECLSRGESEGPMDGSPIHRQTAQRLKEDPCSLSCLKPGLVAVPLEVHTGERKQKKRDQNKTAAHRYRLRKRVELDILEEELHGLEEHNRELRDKAESVEREIQYVKDLLIEVYKARSQRLKQDASA; the protein is encoded by the exons ATGAAGACGATGGCGTTCAATCATTTTCAAATGATCG GTGATGGTCAGACGGACTGGATGACGGAAAAAGTTGATTTGTCTTCGTTCCAGTCGACTACTGAATCCTCTTCTAGCTCATCTTCTCCGCCCTCACCGTTGGAACATGATGTCAAGGTGCCCTCTGACTTGGAGGTCATGACCTCTCTTTTGCAAGAGGAGCTTGCTCAGCTTGAGGATTACTTCCGGTCTGAATCGACTTCAACCAAATTGGACAAATCACCAAAATGTGACAAAGGCGCCCAAGCAATGGGTGCCCATTCTTACTACCAGTTGCCCTATGCTTCGTACAGTGGCAACCAATCAGAAACCAGCCCACTGTTTGTTACCCTGGCAACAGGGGAACTCGACCGGGTGAGCTTCTGTGGTGGTCCCATTGGAAGACCCAAAATTGCGAGACCAGCCCCATACAACTGTCATCATCGTTCATACAATACTTGCCGAAGAATAGTTTCAGATGGTGTCAACAAAGTTGGAGAGGAACTTGAGCATGACACCTGGAGTGCCAAAGGAAGTTCCTCAGGAAGCACAGAGGTTGCTGTTAACCACTTTTCTACATTGAAGAGAGTTGGGAAGAACATTGGCAGTGTAAAGAAAGTCAGAGAATGTGGTGTATTGCTGAAGGAAGAGGAAAGTTATTGTTTTACAGAGGACGTTTTTTGCAGTGAAGAGATGACCAGAGGTTTTTGTATGGGTGGGTCCTTCGATACCCACCCCAAGAGAGAAGGACAGTTGATGCATGGAATGAAGGTTAGTGGCAGTGGTTATGATGGTATGGGGCTGGAGGTCTTGCATTGCAACAAAGTTGGTGGACTCTCTGGAGGTATTCCTCAAGAGCCAGAGGCAAACGGTggctattaccaccaccacccgAACGTTGCTGATACAGAGCCTTATCATAGCTTTATAAGTGAAATCGAAGAGCCTACACAAGTACATGGTACAGAGCCCCAGCATGACCACTACCTCTTCCCAGAATGTATTGGAGACCAAAGCTACGAATGTCTGTcaagaggagagagcgaggggccAATGGACGGCTCGCCCATTCACAGGCAAACAGCACAGAGGTTAAAGGAAGATCCATGCTCCCTGAGCTGCCTCAAACCAGGCCTTGTCGCTGTCCCTCTGGAAGTACATACCGGAGAACGGAAGCAGAAGAAGAGAGACCAGAACAAAACAGCTGCTCACAG GTATCGACTGCGTAAGAGGGTGGAGCTGGACATACTGGAGGAGGAGCTTCATGGGCTGGAGGAACACAACCGGGAGCTCCGCGACAAGGCGGAGTCAGTGGAACGAGAGATTCAATATGTCAAAGATTTACTCATCGAGGTCTACAAGGCACGTAGTCAACGCCTAAAGCAAGATGCCAGTGCCTAA